In Streptomyces thermolilacinus SPC6, a single genomic region encodes these proteins:
- a CDS encoding NAD(P)/FAD-dependent oxidoreductase — MLSTADHADVVIVGAGLAGLAAAHHLTSAGLAVRVLESAPQVGGRMATDHVDGFSLDRVGPLLTMAHPELHRVAGVDVGALRRFQPGVLVHSSGRLHRTGEVRGGPRSALTRARALASGPRPLDQARIGASLARLAGTPTERLLARRERAAAEALAARGLPPRTVTTFLRPLLSALLSDPDLTTSSRCADLALRGFARGRLCVPAGGAARLPERMASALPAGTVRTGVRVKDASISRVVTAEHGEITCRSLVVATGARAAAELLPGLRVPSFHPVTVLHHTAPATPLAAPALVLDADRSGPVSHTAVMSEVDPTRAPHGRVLVTSTVLGTPPDDLDARVRRHLAALYGTGTGDWELLAVRHDPEAVPAMPAPHDLRRPVRLLAGLYVCGDHRDVSSPQGALHSGQRAAQAILKDLDVPPANSSTEQTRAA; from the coding sequence GTGCTCAGTACCGCAGATCACGCGGACGTCGTCATCGTCGGGGCCGGGCTCGCGGGGCTGGCCGCGGCTCACCACCTGACCAGTGCCGGACTGGCCGTACGGGTCCTGGAGTCCGCACCACAGGTCGGCGGGCGGATGGCCACCGACCACGTGGACGGGTTCAGCCTCGACCGGGTCGGGCCTCTGCTCACCATGGCGCACCCGGAGCTGCACCGCGTCGCCGGCGTGGACGTGGGCGCCCTGCGCCGCTTCCAGCCGGGCGTCCTGGTGCACAGCTCGGGACGGCTGCACCGGACCGGCGAGGTGCGCGGCGGACCCCGCTCGGCGCTGACCCGCGCGCGGGCCCTGGCGAGCGGCCCGCGCCCGCTGGACCAGGCGCGCATCGGCGCCTCGCTGGCCCGGCTCGCCGGAACGCCCACGGAGCGGCTGCTGGCCCGCCGCGAACGCGCCGCCGCTGAGGCCCTCGCGGCGCGGGGGCTGCCGCCCAGGACGGTCACGACGTTTCTGCGGCCGCTGCTGAGCGCCCTGCTCAGCGACCCGGACCTGACGACGTCCAGCCGCTGCGCCGACCTGGCGCTGCGCGGGTTCGCGCGGGGGCGGCTGTGCGTCCCGGCGGGCGGGGCGGCGCGGCTGCCGGAGCGGATGGCGTCGGCGCTCCCGGCCGGGACGGTCCGCACGGGGGTGCGGGTCAAGGACGCGTCGATCAGCCGGGTGGTCACGGCGGAGCACGGCGAGATCACCTGCCGGTCGCTGGTCGTGGCGACGGGCGCGCGGGCGGCGGCGGAACTGCTGCCGGGGCTGCGGGTGCCGTCCTTCCACCCGGTGACGGTGCTCCACCACACGGCGCCCGCGACGCCGCTGGCGGCCCCGGCGCTGGTGCTGGACGCGGACCGGTCCGGCCCGGTGTCGCACACGGCGGTGATGAGCGAGGTGGACCCGACGCGGGCGCCGCACGGCCGGGTGCTGGTCACGTCCACGGTGCTGGGCACGCCCCCGGACGACCTGGACGCGCGGGTACGGCGGCACCTGGCGGCGCTGTACGGCACGGGGACGGGCGACTGGGAGCTGCTGGCGGTACGGCACGACCCGGAGGCGGTACCGGCGATGCCCGCCCCGCACGACCTGCGCCGCCCCGTGCGGCTGCTGGCGGGGCTGTACGTGTGCGGCGACCACCGCGACGTGAGCTCGCCGCAGGGCGCGCTGCACTCGGGTCAGCGGGCGGCGCAGGCGATCCTCAAGGACCTGGACGTCCCCCCGGCGAACTCGTCCACGGAGCAGACCCGAGCGGCATAG
- a CDS encoding GNAT family N-acetyltransferase: MIPSAIRPARPGDAEALSLLDHTTWSTLHAVAPRPEPPFDPFFDADHHPEDYLVADLGEGPVGYIRLGFPTRLACNRHVRQIQGLVVAESVRGRGIARALLRAACDEARRRGATRITLRVLGHNTPARALYASEGFAVEGVLPGEFLLDGAYVDDVFMGRSLNA, from the coding sequence ATGATCCCCTCCGCGATACGCCCCGCGCGGCCCGGTGACGCCGAAGCGCTCAGCCTGCTCGACCACACGACCTGGTCCACGCTGCACGCCGTGGCGCCGCGCCCGGAGCCGCCGTTCGACCCGTTCTTCGACGCCGACCACCACCCGGAGGACTACCTCGTCGCGGACCTCGGCGAAGGACCCGTGGGCTACATCCGCCTCGGCTTCCCCACCCGCCTCGCCTGCAACCGCCATGTGCGGCAGATACAGGGCCTGGTCGTCGCCGAATCCGTACGGGGCCGGGGCATCGCCCGCGCCCTGCTGCGCGCCGCCTGCGACGAGGCCCGCCGCCGGGGCGCCACCCGGATCACCCTGCGGGTCCTCGGGCACAACACGCCCGCGCGCGCCCTGTACGCGTCGGAGGGATTCGCCGTCGAGGGCGTCCTGCCGGGGGAGTTCCTGCTCGACGGGGCGTACGTGGACGACGTGTTCATGGGCCGGTCGCTCAACGCCTGA
- a CDS encoding TIGR01777 family oxidoreductase → MSLSPRSPSPSPSASPRRRVAVTGASGLIGSALARSLRADGHEVVTLVRRPARGAHEVEWDPKRQYVDVAGLAGCDAVVHLAGAGVGDRRWTEAYKREIRDSRVLGTAAVAEAVASLDAPPEVLVCGTALGYYGDTGTRAVDESAPAGDGFLPSVCVEWEEAAAAAEEAGVRVAYARTGLVVAARGGAWGRLFPLFRAGLGGRLGHGGQYWSFIALHDEVAALRHLLDTPDLSGPFNLTAPEPVTNREVTAAMGRVLRRPAVLHVPAPALRLALGDFAHDVLGSQRVLPRRLLDSGFRFAFPTVDAAIRAAA, encoded by the coding sequence ATGTCTCTTTCCCCGAGGTCCCCGTCACCCTCCCCCTCCGCCTCCCCCCGCCGCAGGGTCGCCGTCACCGGCGCGAGCGGTCTGATCGGCTCCGCGCTGGCGCGCTCGCTGCGGGCGGACGGGCACGAGGTCGTCACGCTGGTGCGGCGGCCGGCGCGCGGCGCGCACGAGGTGGAGTGGGACCCGAAGCGGCAGTACGTGGACGTGGCCGGCCTCGCGGGCTGCGACGCGGTGGTGCACCTGGCGGGCGCCGGGGTGGGCGACCGGCGCTGGACGGAGGCGTACAAGCGGGAGATCCGCGACAGCCGCGTCCTGGGCACGGCCGCCGTCGCGGAGGCGGTGGCGTCGCTGGACGCGCCGCCGGAGGTGCTGGTGTGCGGGACGGCGCTCGGCTACTACGGCGACACGGGCACCCGCGCGGTCGACGAGTCGGCCCCGGCCGGCGACGGGTTTCTGCCGTCGGTGTGCGTGGAGTGGGAGGAGGCCGCCGCGGCGGCCGAGGAGGCCGGTGTCCGCGTCGCGTACGCCCGTACGGGCCTGGTGGTGGCCGCGCGGGGCGGGGCGTGGGGGCGGCTGTTCCCGCTGTTCCGCGCCGGTCTCGGCGGGCGGCTTGGGCACGGCGGGCAGTACTGGAGCTTCATCGCCCTGCACGACGAGGTGGCCGCGCTGCGGCACCTGCTGGACACCCCGGACCTGTCGGGCCCGTTCAACCTGACCGCGCCGGAACCGGTCACCAACCGGGAGGTGACGGCCGCGATGGGCCGCGTCCTGCGCCGCCCGGCCGTCCTCCACGTCCCGGCCCCGGCCCTGCGCCTGGCCCTCGGCGACTTCGCCCACGACGTCCTGGGCAGCCAGCGGGTCCTGCCGCGCCGTCTCCTGGACTCCGGCTTCCGCTTCGCCTTCCCGACGGTGGACGCGGCGATCAGAGCGGCGGCGTAG